One window from the genome of Pseudomonas fluorescens encodes:
- the xopAW gene encoding XopAW family type III secretion system calcium-binding effector translates to MIGSVSSYSTYTSTSSTATSSARSQQFQKELLSKLDSDGDGSVNQEELSSALSQKSDDGILVSLSDNFGDLDSDGSGDLSSEEMAAMAPPPPPPRDQAPNTELADALLSALDADGDGVVSSDELSSGLASAGSSADSQQVFSALDKNEDGTVSLDELAASLAPPPPPPQQASSDELFSQLDADGDATVTASELSSALQASNGTSSTDTSAMLMEALDSDSSGGVDSDEFNNALQAGRRSDSTNGQANGSEALNRMIANLSRQYSLDNVATVGKHLNVAT, encoded by the coding sequence ATGATCGGTAGCGTCAGCAGTTACTCGACCTATACCAGCACCAGCAGTACCGCAACCAGCAGTGCCCGCAGCCAGCAGTTTCAAAAGGAACTGCTCAGCAAGCTCGACAGTGACGGCGACGGCTCGGTCAATCAGGAAGAGTTGAGCAGCGCCCTGTCGCAAAAAAGCGACGACGGCATCCTGGTCAGCCTGAGCGACAATTTTGGCGACCTGGACAGTGATGGCAGCGGTGACCTGAGCAGCGAGGAAATGGCCGCGATGGCGCCGCCACCTCCACCGCCACGGGACCAGGCGCCGAATACCGAACTGGCCGACGCGCTGCTCAGCGCCCTGGACGCCGACGGTGATGGCGTGGTCAGCAGCGACGAGTTGAGCAGCGGCCTGGCCAGCGCCGGCAGCAGTGCCGACAGCCAGCAAGTGTTCTCGGCCCTGGACAAGAACGAGGACGGCACCGTCAGCCTTGATGAACTGGCCGCCAGCCTCGCGCCACCGCCTCCCCCACCGCAACAGGCGTCCAGTGACGAACTGTTCAGCCAGCTCGACGCCGATGGTGACGCCACTGTCACCGCCAGCGAACTGAGCAGCGCCTTGCAGGCGAGCAACGGTACGTCGAGCACCGACACCAGCGCGATGCTGATGGAAGCCCTCGACAGCGACAGCAGCGGCGGGGTCGACAGCGACGAGTTCAACAACGCCTTGCAGGCCGGCCGCCGTAGCGACAGCACCAACGGGCAGGCCAATGGCAGCGAAGCGTTGAACAGAATGATCGCCAACCTCAGCCGGCAATACTCGCTGGATAACGTCGCGACGGTGGGGAAACACCTGAACGTGGCGACCTGA
- a CDS encoding sensor histidine kinase, whose product MRLRLDSLFGRLFGVLLLAIVLAHLLAFAWFFHYDQPPPGPPPGMSQQGEGPQRFGPPPNRRPRPWFGGPVVPLTFQFVFLIIAAWYGAKLLTRPIQRLSDAAERLSENLDSPPLDENGPREARQAAHTFNLMQQRIREQVQQRSRMLGAVSHDLRTPLSRLKLRLEQIDDIKLQGQMRQDLDDMIDMLDATLTYLHEQRTSEALQWMDVQALVESLSENAQDQGADVQVSGACAPLQVQPMALRSCLNNLIDNALRYAGHALIALQDQQHQVLIRVIDHGPGIAADKREAVFEPFFRLEGSRNRNSGGVGLGMTIAREATERLGGQLSLEETPGGGLTAVISLPRT is encoded by the coding sequence ATGCGACTGCGCCTGGACTCTCTGTTTGGCCGCCTGTTTGGCGTGCTGCTACTGGCGATTGTCCTGGCGCATCTCTTGGCCTTTGCCTGGTTTTTCCATTACGACCAGCCGCCCCCCGGGCCACCGCCAGGAATGAGCCAACAAGGCGAAGGGCCCCAGCGCTTCGGCCCGCCCCCCAACCGCCGTCCGCGTCCCTGGTTCGGCGGCCCGGTGGTGCCACTGACCTTTCAATTCGTGTTCCTGATCATCGCGGCCTGGTACGGCGCCAAGCTCCTGACCCGACCGATCCAACGCCTGAGCGATGCCGCCGAGCGCCTGAGCGAAAACCTCGACAGCCCGCCGCTGGATGAAAACGGCCCCCGTGAGGCACGGCAGGCAGCCCATACGTTCAACCTGATGCAGCAACGGATCCGCGAGCAGGTACAGCAGCGTTCGCGCATGCTCGGCGCGGTGTCCCATGATCTGCGCACGCCGCTCTCGCGGCTCAAGCTGCGCCTGGAACAGATCGATGACATCAAGCTGCAAGGCCAGATGCGCCAGGACCTGGACGACATGATCGACATGCTCGATGCCACCCTGACGTACTTGCACGAACAACGCACCAGCGAAGCGCTGCAATGGATGGACGTGCAGGCCCTGGTGGAATCATTGAGCGAAAACGCCCAGGACCAGGGCGCCGATGTGCAGGTCAGCGGCGCCTGCGCCCCACTGCAGGTGCAACCCATGGCACTGCGCTCGTGCCTCAACAACCTCATCGACAACGCCCTGCGCTACGCCGGCCATGCCTTGATTGCCCTGCAAGACCAGCAGCATCAGGTATTGATCCGGGTCATCGACCACGGCCCCGGTATTGCGGCGGACAAACGCGAGGCGGTGTTCGAGCCCTTTTTCCGCCTGGAAGGCTCGCGCAATCGCAACTCTGGCGGTGTCGGCCTGGGCATGACCATCGCCCGGGAAGCCACCGAACGCCTGGGCGGGCAGTTGAGCCTGGAAGAAACGCCGGGGGGTGGGTTGACGGCGGTGATCAGCCTGCCTCGCACCTGA
- a CDS encoding response regulator: MQNTPVANSDDQKVSDDDKRWSTRALIVDDDVPIRELLIDYLARFSIRASGVTDGAAMRQAMQAEHFDVVVLDLMLPGEDGLQLCRWLRAESDIPILMLTARCEPTDRIIGLELGADDYMAKPFEPRELVARIQTILRRVRDDRTEQRANIRFDNWRLNSVLRQLISVDGLVVPLSNAEFRLLWVFIERPRRVLSREQLLDAARGRSIEAFDRSIDLLVSRLRQKLGDDPKAPQLIKTVRGEGYLFDARDIG, encoded by the coding sequence ATGCAGAACACCCCTGTTGCAAATTCTGACGATCAAAAAGTGTCCGACGACGACAAGCGCTGGAGTACCCGCGCGCTGATCGTCGACGACGACGTGCCGATCCGCGAGCTGCTGATCGATTACCTGGCCCGTTTCAGCATACGGGCCAGCGGCGTCACCGATGGCGCGGCCATGCGCCAGGCGATGCAGGCCGAGCACTTCGACGTGGTCGTGCTCGACCTGATGCTGCCGGGTGAAGACGGCTTGCAGTTGTGTCGCTGGTTGCGCGCCGAATCGGACATTCCGATCCTGATGCTCACCGCCCGCTGCGAGCCCACCGACCGCATCATCGGCCTGGAACTGGGCGCCGATGACTACATGGCCAAGCCGTTCGAACCCAGGGAACTGGTGGCGCGTATCCAGACAATCCTGCGCCGGGTACGTGACGACCGTACCGAGCAGCGGGCCAATATCCGTTTTGACAACTGGCGGCTCAACAGCGTGCTGCGCCAACTGATCTCGGTCGACGGACTGGTGGTGCCCCTGTCCAATGCCGAGTTTCGCCTGTTGTGGGTCTTCATCGAACGACCGCGCCGGGTGCTCAGCCGCGAACAACTGCTGGACGCGGCTCGCGGCCGTTCCATCGAAGCGTTCGACCGCAGCATCGACTTGCTGGTATCGCGCCTGCGCCAGAAGCTGGGCGACGATCCCAAGGCCCCCCAACTGATCAAGACCGTCCGCGGTGAGGGCTACTTGTTCGACGCCCGGGACATCGGTTGA
- the pyrF gene encoding orotidine-5'-phosphate decarboxylase — protein sequence MSACQTPIIVALDFPTRDAALKLADQLDPTLCRVKVGKELFTSCASEIVGTLRDKGFEVFLDLKFHDIPNTTAMAVKAAAEMGVWMVNVHCSGGLRMMAACREVLDQRSGPKPLLIGVTVLTSMEREDLAGIGLDIEPQEQVLRLAALAQKAGLDGLVCSALEAGALKAAHPSLQLVTPGIRPAGSAQDDQRRILTPRQALDAGSDYLVIGRPISQAADPAQALAAVVAELA from the coding sequence ATGTCCGCCTGCCAGACGCCCATTATCGTCGCCCTGGATTTCCCCACCCGTGACGCCGCCCTGAAGCTGGCCGACCAGTTGGACCCCACGCTTTGCCGGGTCAAAGTCGGCAAGGAACTGTTCACCAGTTGCGCTTCGGAAATTGTCGGGACCCTGCGTGACAAGGGTTTCGAAGTGTTCCTGGACCTGAAGTTCCACGACATTCCCAACACCACCGCCATGGCGGTCAAGGCGGCTGCGGAGATGGGCGTATGGATGGTCAATGTGCATTGCTCCGGTGGCCTGCGCATGATGGCGGCCTGCCGTGAAGTGCTGGATCAGCGCAGCGGCCCGAAACCGTTGCTGATCGGCGTGACCGTGCTGACCAGCATGGAGCGCGAGGACCTGGCCGGGATCGGCCTGGACATCGAGCCTCAGGAGCAGGTGCTGCGGTTGGCGGCGCTGGCGCAGAAGGCCGGCCTGGACGGTCTGGTTTGTTCGGCCCTGGAAGCTGGCGCCCTGAAAGCGGCCCACCCGTCGTTGCAACTGGTGACCCCGGGGATTCGTCCGGCGGGCAGCGCCCAGGACGACCAGCGTCGCATCCTGACCCCGCGTCAGGCGCTGGACGCCGGTTCCGACTACCTGGTGATCGGTCGCCCGATCAGCCAGGCCGCCGATCCGGCCCAGGCGCTGGCGGCGGTCGTGGCCGAACTGGCCTGA